The Montipora capricornis isolate CH-2021 chromosome 3, ASM3666992v2, whole genome shotgun sequence genome includes the window ttatcaactccgttgataaaaccaaatttttgtatactacttccccaccgacgcagcaccacagtttctttagaaactaccccttcatgcTGGTTGTTCAGATGCTGTAAGAAGCTATCAACGTTTCCGCGATCCAGGATGGTGAAagtgtcgtcaacgtagcgtttcCAGATCCTAGGTTCTCAGATCCTAATCACaactgctgaaaaccaaccaatcacagcggagcatcctgtttaaaaggtgacgcgtaaccaatCGACATCATTGCcttatgaagactagcagtatgcagtcgaaacggcgcgatctacatcacaagtgaccacatcgtgaaacaaacgagaatactttattattattgtacttcaccacgatgaataacagcaaccttttttacgacaataaaagggttcatatttcaccattgttttgtactttaatttttgcCCCGAacagttggggggggggggggggggggaaccatGTGTTCCAATTGTCCGAATTTTCACAACTGTTCCGTTTTTTTAGTATTCTGGCGTTCTTtttttaagtattccggcgttccatgtttattaagtattccggcgtaccgtgtttaagtattccggcgttccgtgtttaagtattccaccgttccgtgtttaagtattccgtcgttccgtgtttaagtattccaccGTTCCGGCATTCCATCATTCCggcattccgtgtttaagtTCTGTCCATTTTGTACTAAATAACCAATTTGCAATTTGCAgtcactggaaaaaaaaatcaagttttggttatcttatagcacttatattttattttttaaacagagttaactgaatagagggtaatgtgaagagctagatttctatcccatatgaaccttgtgtgggcccatttcgctcacatagttcatatgggatagaaatcgagcacttcacattacactctattcagttaactccgtttaaaatataagtgctacacggccgacgtttgaataaaaaaaaaagaacgtaacctttccttgtacttgtacacgttcattgccgtgactttatcatattcatttcacaagccatgctcccgtctgaccttgtagctcagtcggtagagcggcggagatctaacccgaaggtcgtgggtttaattcccaccctggtcagagtttttctctgtccttgtgtgggcccattgccattagtagggctaacggtcacatggttcatatgggatagaaatctagcacttcacattaccctctattcagttaactctgtttaaaatataagtgcaatataagtgctacacggccaacgtttgtataaacgtaacctttccttaaaaaaggttaagttttaaaatttggtcaaaaattccagttttggtatattgtaccgttaacagcgctaaagggtgcatgaattactctagctgtgccatgttgttttgattttcaagttactcattcgtAATTTGAAATATAGCTATTCAAACAagcaacattttggagtcgttttcatTCGCTCACAAGGCCCCATGCCGAgaagaggcaggcaagcaagaaattaattttacaacaaatgttccgaaaattctagatctcaaatcgtcttccgaacagatatttgcgaaaattgacgttgggtgccccaaTGAAATCAAAGACAAGCAAGGCGGACGCGACATTGTGCGCGACACTATGATGAGCTATTATTTCAAGACACTTCGCGAGCCGTTGATTGAGCAGTAGAAAAAAACCGATGTGAAACAAGATCAATTGATCGAAGAACTGAGGAATAATCAGCTTGCACTTGAACGAGGATTTGATAATGTTATTGGATCAAacaaagacgtctttgcattgCAAAGAGAACTGCCGCAGATTGAACCAGAggcaccctgcaagcagagctttttctttttaatcagGAATTGATGTTTATTCATTGTAGCGAAGGTTAATGTGAGCCAAatcaataataaaaatgttcaaatacAAGCCCAGGTATCAATAAAAACACCTTGCGAGCAGATACTCTTatctttttttggctttatctTTTATCACACGATACAGAGCATACACCTGTATGGACCATAAgaaaaggctctgcttgcagggtacaATAAAAACAGAGTAATGTGCTTTCTAGTAAATTAGTTTATAtgtcaaacaaaaataatatcattatgattAAATTATCAGGCATATACAATCATGACTCCATTTAATTCTtgattttatttactttatttcaCGTTTGTGCATAtaggaaattaacaatgaaccaGTAGAGGATATATAACTTAAGTATAAATATTACTCGTGATTTGTATCAAgctggaaaaagaaaagcaacTCACCAAGTAACCACGCAATGCGTTTCATCAATAACGACACCAAAAGTATTTTCGCTCAGATTTGATAAATCTTCGTAGTGCTTTTCCAAAGTCACTGGACTAGAAAACAACAAATCGACGGAATCGCCCTCTTTAAATTCCTCGAGCTTCACACATTTTAAACCAAAAACCTCACAAGATCGGATCTGGTCGTCGATCAGGGCATTTAGTGGTGACACAACCAACAACATCGGACGGATGGGTGGAGAAAAGAGTCCAGAGTGCTTTCGCAACTCTTTGGCGAGCGGGATCGCAAGTTGATAAATAAGAGATTTTCCGTGCCCGGTGGGCAAAGATACGAAAGTATCTGTCCCAGATGCGAAAGACTTAATAGCAGCTGACTGTTGCTTGCTCAGATCATGCACATTTTCAAAGTTAGATACAACACGAAGCAGAGCATCGTCAAGCGTTTTCTCACGGTCTCCTCTCGCCGGACTTTTCGCCGCCATTTTTACTTGCTTCCAGCGGGCTCAGTTTCGATCATCGGTTTCTCCCAAAAATTGATGCTCGCGCTTGAAAAAACCAGTTTGAGGAGAGTAAACCGGAATAACTAGCCCAAGAACTGGGGCTACGGCGACTTCAGAGGATGGACTAGATTTGTGCAGAGCCTATTTTTTCCGTGTAtaaaagaggctctgctcgcagggtgaacCAGAGGAGGCTGAAGCGAAAAAAGCTTCAGCTGCAAAGCCAAGAATTTTGGACGTTGgaaattttaatgattttgatAGATTTATTTTGGAGGGATTTGATTTGAAAAAAACCAGAAGAGTCTGACGAAGCTTGAGCCCATTTAAATCTgcttgaagaaaagaaaagatcaGCCAAATATTCAAGAAGCTTGGGCGGGACAAAAGGGAAAAGCATCAAGTAAAGAGGTAATTTGATATTTTGAGAAAATACAGAGAAACAATTGTTCATGTATAtcttttaaatacaaaaaaagaaaaaagatggcTCTGGAATCGGAAACGGCGTCAGCAGCAGAGCCTACCAAACAACCAAAGAGAAACGCCTGTAAGATCACCAACGATCAATGCGGAGGTTTGTTGATTGACGCCCCAAAATTGCTGAATGAATTCAAGCTTGAAGCCTTCATCATGATCTGTGAAGCAGACGTTGACAGAACCTTTGTTGATCTCATTTCCAAGAGATACAACAACAAAACCAAGTACACCAACAAAGCTCtcaagatcttcaaagatctcaACTTGCTCAGCAACATTCCAATGCACAAACTATCAGGCAAATCGAAAATGATTGGATCAAGCGTGGTTTATTTCGATGATCCAAGTCAACTGGCAGATCGCTTGAAAATAATCATCGGCGCAATCGCAGCTGGAAACAATTCGCGGGATGGCGgggtggtgagagcactcgcctcccaccaatgtggcccaggttcgattactcgactcggcgtcatatgtgggtcaagtttgttggttctctactctgcaccgagaggttttctccgggtactccggtttcccctctcttcaaaaatcaacatttgacttgatttcgTTGactgttatttatttatttatctatttcaaGATTTGTACATATCGAATATATACAGGTGTTAGAATAAAAGGATATAGCATCCCCTACAAGGTTCAACCACCTACCCAACCCCACAAACCTAGAAACAGTATAAGTatatataattaaataaaaatatctAACAAGAACATGCATTTCTTATATTTACTCTTCTGCATTTTGGACAAATAATGTTGTACGAGCGAAAATTATCCCTACCATTAAACGCAAACGCCAAAAGAAAAAGGATTTGAGCTAAAATTGGAttgaatcttactgcaaagaaccaagtatttctgatacaaactggctgagatatctttctccatcatacttgatcaaaatttggttgggtttatgacgtcatcacttggctaatttgcatataaaaaaaacttgaatacctccagaacaaaaagagatatttgaaaatggtaaacagcattcttcttctcgtacagactacgtgtttatgtgcgAAAATAGCTTAGAtagggaagatgcaaatttcgtcatagtagcactttaaaagagTCCAGGGAAGTAGCTAACTTAATGCCATCAGCAATACTGTTCCACAAAATAGTAATTCTGTTAAAGAAAAAATCCCGAAATGTGAGGTGCGAGTTCTATTTGTCTTAAGATAAAGTTCAGAGTTCGCTCGGCGAGTACACCCtcttagaaagaaaaaatatccgTCAAAGTGTCGAGCAAAAATTACATCTCCTTTCAAAGACTTATAAAAGAAGACTAAATCTAGATATTCTAACCAATAATTTAGCGGAAGTAAAGTAAGTTCAATCAGACGATCCTTGTAACACAGATCTCTGTCTCTACCTATAATAAAGCGCGTGGCTCTTCTCTGTACCTGCTCGACGAGGATCAACTGATTTATAACAGACTGCGGGGCCCAAACCTGCGAGCAATAGCATAAATGGGATCGAACTAATGAGTAATAAAGGCGCAAAAGAGCATTACTATCGACCAGACCCGCGCAATTTCTCTTTAGGAAACCCAATATCCTATTTGCCTTAGCAACAATCGTAACTATGTGCTCCTTCCAAGAGGTGTCATTAACAATCATCACCCCAAGATCCTTTTCAGATTTAACCACCTCCAGGTCAATTCCATTTAAACTGTAAGTACGTGGTGGGCTTACACTTTTCCTAGATATGCGCACATTTTTACATTTAGCAGGTTGAAAATGCATTTCATGACACAAGGACCAAGCAAAAAGTGCATATAAATCCTGTTGCAAATTTGCAATATCAGACTCTTGCCCTATGATCTTATAGCACTTTGAGTCCGGCATCAGCAAATATTGCAATCCTTGCACTAGAAACTGCGTTTGGCATGTcattaatgaataataaaaataatatcggTCCAAGTATTGACCCCTGCGGGACCCCAGACCCTACTTCAGACCAGGCAGAACAAGTTCCATTTACTACGACTCTCTATTGTCTTCCAACAAGATAGGAGCAGAACCATGAGAGCAAGGGATCCCCAATACCGTACATTTTTAACTTAGACACCAACTTAGCAGGACAAACTGAGTCAAATGCTTTTGCGAAATCCAAATATATAATGTCAGTCTCGACTCAACAATCCAGGGCTTGCCCGTGTCTTGAAAAACGTCAAGGAGCTGACTCACCCACGACTTTCCTTTTTGGAACCCATGCTGAAAAGGATACAGAGTATTTTTTTCTGTGAGGGACGAGACGGGAGGCTACACATCGTTCCTAGACTTTATAATTAACAGGCAACAGGGATACCGGGCGGTAATTTTCGGTAAGATTGCTATttcactataaaagttaacgttaaaaaacaacgacgtttcgaccgttcgacggtcattttcaagtttaacagtaaaagttttgaattcgctaaaatatatttaaccgattacaaaaatgctaataagaTACTGACCAaaaatctaaaatatttacatagaaacaatacacacacacaaaagaacaaaaaattgccGCATGAAGAAACGCTATTGCCTTTCTTGAAGATTGGCGAGACATTTGCCTTTTTCCAATTTGTTAAGTGGACACCCTCTCTTAAGCTGAAGTTTATCACAGCTGTTATGGAAGGTGCCAAAACCTCTGCACATTCTTTAAGAACTAGTGTAGGCAGATTATCCGGGCCAAGAGCTTTATACACCTCCAGCGAGCTGAGTATCTTTGAAATTTCCTCAACCGTGACTTGAACGTAACACAAGGAACGGATAACTGTAAGGAGAGTGGTGGGACAGATTTAAAAAAGGCATTGAATGCCTCAGCACGAGCTCTATCATCAGAAAAGGTGGAGTTGTTATGGATAACCTGTTCCGGGATATGTTTCGTCTTGTTTTGAAGGAGAAAAGTGTCCAGAAACGTTTAAAGTTAGTATGGATTTCACTAGCAATGGCCTTGATATAGTTCCTTGTTTCGAAGCGAATCCTGTTTTTTTATGTGCTGTCTCAATTTGCGAAACTTTTCCATCTTGACAGGTGTTTTCGATTTCTTAATGCGTCCCCatagagttttctttttgtttattgctttcgCTAAATCGCTTGTGATCGATCCACGGAGGACGATTTGCATGTTTACAATTTACTTTAGGTACATAAGTATTTAAAGCTGCAAACATTAGGTTCGAATTAGGTCATTCCAGGAATCCCAGAGGGAATCAAAATCTTCAAGTGTGCTAATATTATCAATACCAGTGCTTAATGGAATTAGCATAAGGGCTTGTTTCAGGGACGCAAAAtcagcttttttaaaatcaaaacgcTGGAGACCAGAATTATACATTAGGCATACATCCACTGCGCAATCAAAAGTAACTGGATTATGGTCCTAGGGAAGATCGCTATCACTCCATTGAGAGCCAGTTAAAATATAAGTTGGActatccccaattagtgcaccaacgctaaatcgactagacacttaaataaagtttcgtTCCCTTtaggagggggacattgggattttcggttttgcggttttggctattttttagatcggtttttcggtttttgtgccaaaagacttcggtttttcggttttggtgttcattgcggtttgcgtgtatttctttttttagcatctggttttcggttttcgtaaaaaaatacgagcggtttttcggttttgtcacccgatgtgctttttgggtttttctattttgtcctatttgggttccggtctttcttagatttgagcgacaattgatctcgaatagagtgttatttatttatttaatctatATTTAACCACGGAGCAATTCatcagcaaaataaaaaaaaatatgtacaattaaGAATTTATAGAtagaactatgtaaactacatcaACTATCTTAcccaatatcatacaataaaagcttttttccatgaatgccgtgttagaataatggcttagataagCTCTTTTAATCAGTCGTTagaattgattgagggactctgctttccttagttctaatggaAAACTGtgccacaaaactgcgccaccaaatagctaaagctgtttcttgtagtagtttgtgcgcggttgcgaaacatttaccttattcacagagtctctcaaacaataaccagaatcgcgatggacaatTTTCGAGCAGATACACTCAGGTGCTAGTCCCagtagggacttaaataccattgttgctctttcaataaattgttgacatgagCGTCGTAGTTAGAGTAGGCGAAGACATGGGCTGGTCtgttttgtagtgtttgcagtttgtcctgcaaagtttctccacagtttccccaaacaataaaATGTACGGTCCCATAGAGTTCAAGATGTCTGTTTTCACTCaagtgatcagtaaccttgtttcttttccgaaacaaaagaaaacgtttgagtgataatggagctcaattcccggagacgtcacatgaaaacacgccgcgaaacgccaaagttattgagaggaatgcgtgacaaactaaatgtcaCGGTAGGGGATCACGCGTGTCGAATGACGCCCAAGTTGGTGCGGAGTGGATGAAGACGAAGGACCCGATGAAGATTCGAACGATCATGAAATGAGTGAGAAGCTAGTGACTCTGATAAAGGCCagcaagaatttgatgaaacaaTTCCCAGGGCCAGCAAGATGAATTAGGGACATCGACGAATGTTCTCTTTAGTACAACGTCGCGATATGGAAAGACAGtgcccggggagggggggggagggggggctcccatataaaaaggggagggatgctcgtcgtctcgcttagggggtGTAAATTtaggattttggtctcactcagggtgttttgggcaaaacgcaatcatatgtagcggTGAAAATCTCCTTCAGGGTTGCGCACGAAGAATTATAAAAGTGTacatttacacttttatatttcttcacgcaagtgaaagtattagatgataatttctttgcttttttttttttatttttctgtgttataatattgtctcttttaggggtcaaaacgcccagattggtctccttttaAGGGTTTTAAGGGAGTCCTTCCCCGGGGGCGGTGAGGTTCAATATTCGACTCCTGTTTAagtaagcttttttttttattaccacgtttaacctttgagcaagttcctgctgccatgtaaaacaaggaacaaacagTACCGTTTAGCTTCCTCGATGCAATCGCATGTCAgtagaccaagattaaacattcaattcgaatctccaaactgtcatgtcttagttatcaaatagaaatgttcaattaaaGAGTGAAGTTTTCAGAGCTATAGCTTTTTgcgattgcaaaattgcaattttagagAGGACTAGTGTGCAAATTAATATTCTCCTCAGTTAACTTCGCTGCATTACCAGCTGCTTTACCGAAAATGAGCTcacaaagtccgggctcgagagagcggcagaaataaagcctatgattttagcagGTACTCaaagatatgaaggctttagacaagtccatgacattcacaaatactttaatgaaataaagtgttagcgtagtttgctctgtacgccgtacttgtcaccattgtatcggttttctgacggttttgtatgcggttttcggttttggccgaatttttttgcggttttacGGTattggatgattttttcttcggttttgcggtttctaatacaccccaatgCCCCCCTCCTTTAGGGAACAACCAACTTTAAATCAATATTTGTACCATGTTGATTTAGAACTCTCTTTAAAGCAGCACATTTTCACACATCCTTTAAGTATTCTTCCCCGGTGTTTATCACATTACAGTTCTTGTATTTATTAGAAATTCAACTTTGTATTGTGATATTTCTAACTGAAGATGACAACAGTTTCTCTCGAAAACGTGTTTTTGAAAATCAAAAGTATTGTCGTTTTTCTTAAAGTCATAAGAAGGTTATTTTCCGCTTCGCGGGTTTTTTGTAACATATAACGAAAGCTCTGTTTGGGAAAGGTCGAAACTAATTTTCTTCATGTGAAGAACGAAAGCATTTTCTTTCGAAAGCTTGTAAGATTTCATTTAGATGAAAAAACGATTATTACTTTCCCATAGAAATATATGTGACAAATCCATTACGAATCTattcttttgaataaaaactGCTGTCTATACATGGTTCAAACAGATGATTCATCACGTCCATAAAGGTTTTCTCAATAAGAACACCTCTTGAAACTTTTATTCAGGAATCAGCGTGTTGGCGAAAAGGCGAGTCTTCAGAGAGCAGAAGAGACCAGCATTGGAATGGCTGTACAGACACTTCATTAGTGTCGTCAGTGTGGACAGTGAAGCCAAGCATTCCCCCCACAACTGCGGCAGTGTCTTCCACGCCAGAAGGGTGTTTGAGAGTGAGTGGAGCACTAACCAGGCCACTTGTCATCCTTTCGATATCCATGGCATGCTTTTCTCCCTCTAGAAACTCGGTCATCCATCCTCTGTAACGATACTCGCCAGGAACGAAATACACACCTGACGCGTACACATTTTCGTAGCTCATAATATGGCTCCACCATTCGCTAACTGCACCACCCTGGTAAGTAGCCAGCAGGTTGCTGAAAACTTTTTCCACAACATCCCACCACTCTGACGGCAAATCAAGATCATTCTCAATGGGCTCAAGCAGTTCTCGCAGTACTTTTAGCTTGGATTTTAATTTGCTCCAGTCGTTTTCAGTACCTACCATCTCCACGGCAGGGATTCCACAGCCCATCATCACTTCATAGTTGAAATACTCTTGGACTGAATTCATCAATGTTATCTGTGAAACCATCTTTTGCACTGCAGTTGTGGTGCTGAAATCTGCCGTCATTCCATCCACGAACTCGGGAACTTTGATGTTCTCTTTGACTCCCTTCGCTATTTGATCAAAGAACCAGCTGTAGTCGACGGTGTAGATGTTGTCTTCGGGCACTTCCACCTCAATGGCTttctttccttgatgatcaacAAACATCTTGCGAACGGACCTCTTCTTGGCGTTTTCGTCGATAGCGAAGGCAACTCGTTTTATAACGCAGAACCACCAGTCATCTGGGGAGGTTCGTAGTATCCAGTGGTTGTTGTAGGCAGTCAGAACGGCTGCAAACAATCCGCAATCTCCAATAGAATAAATGGTCTCTTTGGATCCCAATGCGGGAACTATTTGTATGGACGTATCAAGTCTTCGACCTCTCGCTACTTTAGCTCTGTTTGCCCTCCTCAGTTTATCGATAAAAGACTTGGTACGAGGGGCGTATTTCTCGATCAACTGCATTGCTTGGCTCGGCACAAGCTTGCTCTCTTCGACCTTAGATGGAACCAGGTTGCTATCTAGGGAGATGGATTTCACATTTAATCCATCTTGACGTTGACTACTGATAGCAAACGACATAAAACGGTTGTTTGCCATCTTATGTGCaccaaaataaagaaaaaactcaATTCTTTTGGCGGAAAAATAGCCACACTTTGACGACTATCAGCAGACATGCAAATTTTTAATACTCTTACTTCCTTGACGGAAAACCAATGAACTTCAACTACTAAAATTACCAACCAATCTTAACTGTTTTCGACTAATAGTGCTAAGCTCCACTGACCCTGCACATGCCTTAAAACTTCCTGTTTACAGTTTTAGGAAGCCTCCAGTATCAGACAGTGTTTTGACTTGGAAAAGATTCAGAGATGAGACAAGTTGATGTCCGCGTCGCGCCATTCTTAAAACTTGTTCTGTaacattaaaaacaaattcTAAAATTCATACTCGCaccaaaatgtggaaacatcAAATCACCATATTGAATCTCACGACAAGCCAGTTAAGACTAACGTATCAAGAGCGTGGCGTGACATgaaaataactaactaaacgtCTCTTCGGAAAAGGTGGGGAAGAAAGAATCGCCACAAGCCACAAGCATTGTGGCCACCCCACCAAGACCCGGCGCTAAGTACCACGGAGAAAATGCTAATTCATAAACTCAGATAGGACAAACAGCTCCTGACTGACCTTGTCAAATGCCAAGTGTTCGCAAAAACCACAACTGATCTAAGTGAAGGGTGCTTCGCCTATAGCCACATATGCTAAATGCTAAGGGATAGTAACGCAGACCGGCAGCTCCTGACTGACCCGGTTGGTGAGTTGATTTCCGAAATGTTCGCCAGAAAACGATGATTCTGGCTGCGCAAGACTCTCATATACTTATAGCCTCAGCCAAATCCCACTATATAGCAGCTCCCGACTGACCTATACATCGGAGATTTCGCTGCAGCGCATACAtcgaaataatattatttaattgGCTTTAAGTGAGGGCGGACGTATGTAAATCTTAAAGGCATCGGAGCTCCAGCGTCCTAGGGCACGGATTTGTGCATCGGAAAATCCGTTTTCTGCCGCATGAAATG containing:
- the LOC138042416 gene encoding uncharacterized protein codes for the protein MANNRFMSFAISSQRQDGLNVKSISLDSNLVPSKVEESKLVPSQAMQLIEKYAPRTKSFIDKLRRANRAKVARGRRLDTSIQIVPALGSKETIYSIGDCGLFAAVLTAYNNHWILRTSPDDWWFCVIKRVAFAIDENAKKRSVRKMFVDHQGKKAIEVEVPEDNIYTVDYSWFFDQIAKGVKENIKVPEFVDGMTADFSTTTAVQKMVSQITLMNSVQEYFNYEVMMGCGIPAVEMVGTENDWSKLKSKLKVLRELLEPIENDLDLPSEWWDVVEKVFSNLLATYQGGAVSEWWSHIMSYENVYASGVYFVPGEYRYRGWMTEFLEGEKHAMDIERMTSGLVSAPLTLKHPSGVEDTAAVVGGMLGFTVHTDDTNEVSVQPFQCWSLLLSEDSPFRQHADS
- the LOC138039896 gene encoding putative ATP-dependent DNA helicase Q1; protein product: MAAKSPARGDREKTLDDALLRVVSNFENVHDLSKQQSAAIKSFASGTDTFVSLPTGHGKSLIYQLAIPLAKELRKHSGLFSPPIRPMLLVVSPLNALIDDQIRSCEVFGLKCVKLEEFKEGDSVDLLFSSPVTLEKHYEDLSNLSENTFGVVIDETHCVVTW